CATAAATCaaccctaaaaacaaccaaatcGCACAAACATTATAAATCAAAACAATTCGAAGAAAGCAAAGAGTTTGAAAATTGAATCCCTACAACAATGAATGAATGAAGCGAAGGCAAAACGTCGAGCGCAGCAGGAGGTCGGCGACTTTTTCTCTCTTCCGccctttctttttctctctatAGATCGGGGTTAAATACTAACGAAAAAATCGAAAGATAGCGCGGTATCCTTAAATGCTGAAGTCTGAAGCACCATTGAGAAGTTGCTTGGAGGAGAGAAAAAATGGATCTGATTGTTGAAAGAGGAGGAAGAAAGAGAAAACCAGGTCGAAGGAGGAAAGAAATGAATGGCAGAGCCAAAAGAGAAAAACGGAagtaaagaaaggaaaagatgGGAGGGCATAAACGTCTGCACACTTTCCGCAAGTTaaagacaaaaaataaaataaggcaCAAAATTATGAGTAAGAAACTGGTTTTGAAAGATCTCCGGTTTCTTTGATTCTTTCttaattataatattatctaAGAAACTATATTTTCAGGTACAGGGTTTCTTATATTTTTCCTAAGAAACCACACTTCTAAGATAATTGGTTTCTTtatctaagtaacctaataagTGACTTATGCGGTGCCCAAGCAATGGTTCCTTatcccatttttgtagtagtgcttgGTAATCATTATACCTTCTTCTGTCTGCTGCAAAAGCATGACTCTCATGTTGTACAGGAGCACTAATTTCCTTCTGTCTTTCTTCTTATGCCAACATCCTATATGCATGTGATAGTGTTGGGAGTGGTTGCATGAGTAAGTTGCCTCTAGCTGCAGCTAAATGCTCTCCTAATTTCATAAGAAACTGCATTAGCCTTTGTTCTTGTTGCATCTTGAAGATCTTTTGTGTCAAATTGCAGGTGCATAAGTTGTAGGTACAAGTTGGTAGAGGATTTGCTGCACTGATGTTGTCCCAAATTGACTTGATCTCAGTAAAGAATTCTGCTACATTATGTGAGCCTTGTGTGATGTCTGATGCTTGTCTTTCAAGAGCATAAAGTTGTGGACCAGAAACAAACCCAAATCTGTCCTCTAGGTCAAGCCATATCTCTCTAGCAGTGTTGAAATACAACACACTCTTAGATATCACTGAATCCAGGTAAAACAATAACCATGAGATCATCATGTCATTGCATCTCAACCATGCTTCATATGTTATATCAGTAGGATCAGGTTTTGGCAATCTTCCATTCACAAAGCCTAGTTTATTTTTGGAAGACATAGAGATCATCATACTCCTTCTCCAATCTCCATATCCTTCTCCCTTAAACTTCACTGAAACCAACTGATTTGCAGTGTTATCTGTAGGATGCAGATAAAAAGGCCTTGCAGGATCTAATTGATTAGGTGGTAAATTCTGTGTTGTCATTTGTaagattttttaaaaattttctcAGGAATGatttgaatattttgtatgaGGAAAAATGTAATCAAAAGAGTTTTTATGTGTTAATCTAGATGAATTAGATCAACAATTTTCTGGTTAATAGGTTTGGACTAAAAACAAGGAAAAACTGATCGAACAATTGATCGATCAATTTCAGGAAAAAGGAAACAGGTAATACTAGAGTCTAATCACTGATGTAAGCACAGAATCAATCAACTATTGCACTATTCAGAAAGAATCAAGGAGAAACATGTAATATTGTTGCAGAAATCGAAATCAGGTGAACATACCCTCAAGAACAAGATACTGAGTTTCTGGAATCAATTGTATCTACGAATTTAGAAGTTGCTACTGATTTAGGATCTTCAAtcactgctctgataccatgttgaaAACTGAAATCATGATCAAAACAAATACAGAAAACTTTGTGGCTCCACTGCAGTATAACAGACTGCTAGAAAGAGTAATATTATTGCAATTAGGAAACGGATTACATGCTAAGAAGATTAGGAGAGTTAGTTCTAATACAAGCTACATAACTAACTATATATACTCCTGACTTGGTGTGCTGTCACAACCAATCACAATACAGGAAATAATTCTCAGCCAATCACAAGGCTTTACCAATTAGAGGAAAATAAGACAGCTGGCACATGGCTGACAATGTAACAGAAAACGGCTACATGGGTATCAATCCTCTGTGTGCAAGTCCAGCATTGTAATTCTGACTCAATGGCTGCTCCACTGTGTTGTCAACAGTTGCAGTATCACCAACAGAACTCATACAACACATGTTTAATTCTAAATTccaacaaataaaaataaaaataatgtatATGTAACCGGATTAAGATGTTCCATTCACACTAAAAAGTACTACGGAGTACCTAAAAGTTTACTATAATAAACTTTAATTTTCTAATCAATAAAATGATACGATCGAGTTAAACTGGCATTAAATAGTCTAATTAGAAACTACTTTACCACTCTACCAAACCCGGATCCTACTAtatgtacacctagtgtacaagTGTCACGGTCCGAATGTTTTGGGCACCGGGCCGTGCGGCGCGCTCCTACCTAGAGGGCGGTAGGgacgcaagccttgtgcggaacgAGTTCAACGGGGCTCGTGAAGCACGAGCAACCAAGGTTTCTGAGAATGAACGCTCTTGTCTTTTGACGACAAGAAGGGACGTGGACGCCGATCGGGcacttgtgtgcgcacagcagtCACAAGTGGGACCGACGACGCGAGTGTATCTGTTTGAGGGACTTTGTTGAGGCAAGTAAGCTTAAAAACGAGCGACAGCACAATATCAATAAAGGCACACAACAACGCAAGTgattaagcaaaggcaacttctggTGAGAGGTACTGagtcatacccctcatagaggtttattttgaattagctaaaagaacccagtgaacactggaatgacagtaacataataatcttATCTAAAGCCTAGAAACTTCAAAGAAAAGTCCTAGAAAGTTTAGATAAGATCAATACAAGGGAAATTAAGAAAAGTACAATgcaaggaaggttggattctaacatcctCCCCCACTAAAGATGTCGACGTCCTCGACGACTTACAAGATTACAAAAGAACTAAAGAAAGCAATAAATAGAGAAGCTGCTTCAGTCTTCAGTTGAGGTGGTTCCGCGCTGGCGGAGCCTGATGTTGGCGCGGGTGCTGATGTTGCGGTTAGAATCTTCTTCATCTGGGTGGTAGGGTTTGAGCCTACTAACATGGAACACCGGATGTATCTTCATCCATGTAGGAGGGTCAACCTTGTAAGCACTCTTCCCAATCCGTTTAGTGATGCGGATGGGGCCTTCATATTTTCTGATGAGCCTGCGGTCTCTGCCTCGGAGGAACCTTAGTTGTTCCGGCAATACCTTCACCATTACCATATCTCCCACATCAAACTCGACTGGCCTTCTGTTTTGATCGGCCCATTTCTTCATGCGCTTCGATGCTCGTTCTAGATAGGCACGAGCAATTTCAGTATTCTGTTCCCATTCTTTTGTGAACTCTCGAGCTTGACGGCTTCTCCCATCTTCGGTTCCCGCTACCGTGTGTGGTAGGAGGGGTTGTTGGCCAGTTACCAACTCAAAAGGGCTTGTATTCGACGCAGAGCTTTTCTGAGCATTGAAGCAGAGTTGTGCCACATCAAGGAGCCTGACCCAATCTTTCTGGTTGGCACTCACAAAGTGACGCAGATATTCCTCCAGTAGTCCGTTGAATCTCTCAGTTTGCCCGTCCGACTGGGGATGGTGACTTGATGACATATTCAGCGCCGACCCCATCATTTGGAACAATTCTGACCAAAAGATACTTGTGAATCTAGGATCTCTGTCACTGACAATGTTCTTCGGCAAACCCCAATACTTCACTATATGCTTGAAGAATAGAGCAGCAGTTTCTTCAGCACCACATGTCTTATGTATCGGTACAAATGTGGCATACTTGGAAAACCGATCAACTACTACCATTACAGAGCAAAACTGGTCCACTTTCGGTAATCCACTGATGAAGTCCATCGAGACACTCTCCCATGGCCGAGTGGGGACGGGGAGTGGCTCCAGTAGGCCTCCAGGTTTCTGTTTATCAATCTTATCTTGTTGGCACACGAGACAAGTCTTCGTATAGCCCATCACATCTTCTTTCATTCCAGGCCAGTAATAGCCCAAGGAGAGCAAGCTGAGGGTTCTCTGCCAACCGGGGTGACCTGCCCACAAGGTATCGTGACATTCTTTCAAGAGCATTCGGCGAAGGCCTCCAGATTTCGGGATGAACAGCTTGTAGCCTTTGGTGTATATAAGATCATCTTCTATCCAAAAGCGTCTGGTCTTCCCCTCTTCTATCATCTTCTTTATGGTGTCCGTCATAGGATCCCCCGCAAGATGCTGCTTGACTTGATCTTTGACAGATGTGGCCACGTTGCTTGCGGACAACGGAGCAAGTCTTCGCAAAGGAGCTAGGTCGGCACGCCGACTTAGGGCATCTGCAACTTTGTTGCTCACTCCAGTTCGATATGTAAATTCTACATCGAACTCTGCAAGTAACTCCTGCCATCGAGCCTGTCTACCTGTCAGTTTGGGCTGGGTGAGGAAGTGGCTTGCAGCTGTGTTGTCCGTGCGGACGATGAACTTCGAGCCCAACAAGTAATGTCTCCATCCTCTCAAACAATGAACGATGGCAAGAAGTTCCTTCTCTTGTGCAGCATACTTTCTCTCAGCCCCATTCAACTTTCGACTCTCGAACGCAACTGGATGCCCTTCTTGCAAGAGCACTCCCCCGAGAGCAAAATCGGATGCGTCTGTTTCTACCACAAAGGGTTTGTTGATGTCGGGGAGAGCCAATACTGGTTCTTTCATCACTGCTTCTTTCAACTTGCGAAATGCCACTTGATGGGTCTCCGCCCATTGCCAGGAGTTGTCTTTTCGCAACAAGTCTGTGAGAGAACTAGCTATCTCCGAGTAACCCTTTATGAATCTTCGATAGTAATTAGCTAGTCCCAAGAACGACCGTAGTTCAGAGGCGTTCTTTGGGGCTTGCCAATCACGTATAGCTTGAATTTTCTTCGGATCCATTCTGATACGGCCAGCTCCTACAAAGTGACCAAGGAAGCCAATCTCTGCCTGCGCGAACGCGCACTTCTCCCGCTTCACAAACAAGTGATGTTCTCTTAGTTTCTCGAACACCTTCCTCAGATGCTCAATGTGTTCTTCAAGTGTCTTGCTGTAGATCACAATGTCGTCCAAGtataccactacaaacttgtcgaGGTATTCATGGAAGACTTGATTCATGAGTGTGCAGAATGTGGCTGGAGCATTGGTTAGCCCGAAGGGCATGACGAGCCATTCGAACGCTCCGTATCTCGTAACACATGCTGTCTTTGGTTCGTCGCCTTGAGCGATCCGAACTTGATGGTACCCCGACCTCAAGTCTAACTTAGTGAAGTAGACTGCATCCCCCAACTGGTCGAACAAGTCTGCCACTAGTGGAATTGGATAGTGGTTCCTCACAGTCACCTTGTTCAGCGCCCTATAATCGATGCACAAGCGGAGACTACCGTCTTGTTTCTTCTGGAATAGGACCGGAGCACCATAGGGTGCCTTAGAAGGGCGGACAAATCCACCTCTCAGCAAATCATCTAGCTGTCTTCGCAGTTCGGCAAGCTCTGGAGGAGCCATTCGATACGGACCTCGTGCCGGAGGCTTGGCTCCGTGCACTAGCTCAATTTCGTGATCAATGGCCCTCCTCGGCGGGAGAACTTTCGGAAGTTCCTCCGGAAGGATATCAGCAAACTCTCTAAGTAAGTCCATGAGATCTGGTGGTGTATCTCCTTGTGTTTCATCGTCTTTCATCGACAGGGTAGCGAGGAATGTAGGTTCATTCATCTTGAGCCCTTTCTTCAACTGCATGGCTGATAAAAGAGGCCCCTTTTGTTTCTTCGTCTCTTTGCCAGGGGCACATGTCTTGAGGAGGCAAGGTTGTTGCCCTGCCACTAGTAAGGAACCCAGGTGCGGCATCGGGACGGCTTTGCTGGCACGGAAGAAATCCATGCCCAACACCAGATTGAAGTCGTCCATAGTCGCCACTGTGAAGTTGAGATGTCCACTCCAGTCTCCCAGCTGGGTGGGAACATTCTTTGCAATGCCGTGAATGGGCCTCGCTGCCGAGTTGACAGTTTTCATTTTCCCCCCTTCACGCATCAACTTTAACCCGAGTCTTTTTGCTTCGCTTTCAGTAACGAAGTTGTGAGTGGCACCTGTATCTACCATAGCTCGGGCTCTCTTCCCATTCACCTGGACTTCTACATACATCAATTCAGTACTGTGGGGTTTTTCTCCTTGAGATTCTTTTCCCATGGCATACATCATGTGGACGGCCCCCAGCTTTGATGGCTCCTCTTCATCATACTCCGACTCTTCTCTATCATCCTGTGGAGTCGACTCTGAAGTGGTCATGGCGGACAACTTCTTCTGCAAACTGTCAATTTCTCCTTTGTGCTTGCATTCAAACCATTTGTGTGGTCCACGACACAATATGCAAGTGAGGGTTTTGTTCCACGACGAAGATCCGGACTGAGCTCCCCCTTTATTGGAAGAGGAGGGACCGCCACTCCTCCGTGATTCTTCTCCCCCACCTCGGTACTTGTTCCCCACACTGTTGGAACTAGCTTGGGAGCCATTCCCAGAAATCTTAGGAGTGCTCGCTGCAGAGTTGTTGTTCCCCTTCTTCTGAGCGGGTGCTCTATCGGACGAGTAATCCATCAACCTTTCTGCTGCCGCAATGGCCCCTGATAAGGTGTCAACTTTTGAGCGCCAGATTTCACGCTGAGCCCACTCCTTCAATCCCTTGACGAAGTTGAATAACCGATCCTTCTCGGTCATGTCTTTAATGTCGAGCATGCACGCGGAGTACTCCTTCACGTACTCTCGGATGGATCCCTTATGTTTCAAGGTTGTTAGCTTCGTCCGAGCAATGAATTCTGTGTTTTCAGGGTAAAATTGGGATATGAGCTCTGCCTTGAACTCTTCCCATGTATCAATCACCACCTTCTTGGCTTGGATGTCGGCGTATTTACACCGCCACCAGAGTTTAGCATCATCCGCCAAATACATTGTTGCAGTGTCCACCATCAGATTGTCCTTCAGTTGGCATATCCTGAAGTATTGCTCCATGTCGAAGATGAAGTTGTCGACCTCTTTGGAGTCCCTCGCACCACAGAAGGTACGAGGCTTGGGTGGCTTGATTCGGCTTGTACCGCCCCCACTAGTGTCTCTGTTAGCACGCATCAGAGTAGCGCACTTGTCCTGCGAGTCATCCACCATCCCTTGTAGATAGTTGAGATGCTCGCGCAATGAGTCTCTTTCAATTTTCAGTTCTTCGACGTCGGCCTCAAGATCGTCTATCCGCTTATCCTGCTTGATGACGATCTTTTCGGTCTGGGTCCATGATTCAGACTTGCCCTCCAGCCAGGCTAGTCTCTCTAGTATTGCTTCCATCTTGAGGTGCTCCCTCGGGTCTCTCGGGTCTAGATTTGagccttggctctgataccaactgtcacgGTCCGAATGTTTTGGGTACCGGGCCGTGCGGCGCGCTCCTACCTAGAGGGCGGTAGGgacgcaagccttgtgcggaacgAGTTCAACGGGGCTCGTGAAGCACGAGCAACCAAGGTTTCTGAGAATGAACGCTCTTGTCTTTTGACGACAAGAAGGGACGTGGACGCCGATCGGGcacttgtgtgcgcacagcagtCACAAGTGGGACCGACGACGCGAGTGTATCTGTTTGAGGGACTTTGTTGAGGCAAGTAAGCTTAAAAACGAGCGACAGCACAATATCAATAAAGGCACACAACAACGCAAGTgattaagcaaaggcaacttctggTGAGAGGTACTGagtcatacccctcatagaggtttattttgaattagctaaaagaacccagtgaacactggaatgacagtaacataataatcttATCTAAAGCCTAGAAACTTCAAAGAAAAGTCCTAGAAAGTTTAGATAAGATCAATACAAGGGAAATTAAGAAAAGTACAATgcaaggaaggttggattctaacaacAAGGCATCGGACAATAATAGAGTGACCCTAAGGGTTGGTAACCCTtttaatattgaattttgattggttACAAATACATTGAAACTTTACATACAACACTTTTTCTCTCCAATTAATTATGCTTacatattattttatgttatatgtaTCTTAGGGGTTGCCAACCCTTAGGGTCAACCAAACATTTTCCAGAATCTTGaacactaggtgtacatgtagccTTTTCCACCAAACCCAACACAAGCAAATTGATGTTTTAATTTACTCTTTCCTTTATTCATTTGACTTATAGTTTTCTCCACATTAACCACTTCTTCTACAATCtttgaattattaattaaaaacgaCCCGCGACCAAATTTGAATACATTAATTAAGCTTTGAAATATATTGAAACCTACCAATAAGTAGACCATGTCAACACAATATAATGTGATTAATGATGTCTACATGACGACGTGGCCCAGCCCGGCCCGTTAATAAAATCCTTTATTTTTGTAGTTATTATCAATCTTATCATCActaattctaaaaaaattcgtATTATTTGTTTTCATGGGGAGAAATCTGTGTGTTTTTACCATACTTTTGAGCTcccaatttttttgttttcgtGCTACGGTAGTCTTCGAGGGTCAAGAATGTTCTAGCTATGGTAATTACAACGAGGGAAGCATCTATCAACGAAACCTCAACCGCCTTTTATAAACTTTCTCCTCCCAAGCGTCATCCCGGAGGTTTCACAACTCCACCTCGGGAGATTCATCTAACAAAGTGTACGGCCTTTATCAATGTCGAGAGGATTTCACCCTAGAAGTCTGTAACGAGTGTATCCAAATCGCGACGAAAAAACTTACACAAGCATGTTCTTGGTACGGTGAAGGTATTATATGGTACGATCAGTGTATGTTAAGGTACGCAAATCGTTCGAGTTTCTCCTTGTGCGAGACATCTCCAAAACAAGCCCCGTATTACGATGATAGTGTCTcgaattataatttatttctcCCCGTTGTAAATAAAACGATGGCGAATGTTACAAGTCAGGCTACTCGGGGACATTTTGCAAGCACGTACGCGAATTGGACGTCGATCGAtaaaatgtactgttttgctctttGCACTGATGATATAGATGAGTTTAATTGTAAGAACTGTTTGGCAATTGGTTTTACCGAGATATCTGGATATTATAACATAAGTACGGGGGTAACGGTGTTCTatccaagtttttttttttttgctaggcaAGCAAGATCGAATAATATTAAGTTCAAAACAGATTTACAACCTAAACTAACTCAAGGATgaaacaaaccaactaggttggaccattCCATCAAAGAGCTAGAAACAGAAAGCTATCTTACAGAGTAGCAAACCACAAGCTATCTCTCCTAGATACATGTTTAGATAAAACTACCAAAATTCGATCTCTAACATTTTGCTTAACTCTAGCTACCATATTCTGAACAGTTGGAAAGGAAGCATTCCAAAAACAACCATTCCTACTTGACCAAACAGCATACACTGCAG
This Spinacia oleracea cultivar Varoflay chromosome 6, BTI_SOV_V1, whole genome shotgun sequence DNA region includes the following protein-coding sequences:
- the LOC130462931 gene encoding uncharacterized protein, whose product is MCCMSSVGDTATVDNTVEQPLSQNYNAGLAHRGLIPIFQHGIRAVIEDPKSVATSKFVDTIDSRNSNLPPNQLDPARPFYLHPTDNTANQLVSVKFKGEGYGDWRRSMMISMSSKNKLGFVNGRLPKPDPTDITYEAWLRCNDMMISWLLFYLDSVISKSVLYFNTAREIWLDLEDRFGFVSGPQLYALERQASDITQGSHNVAEFFTEIKSIWDNISAANPLPTCTYNLCTCNLTQKIFKMQQEQRLMQFLMKLGEHLAAARGNLLMQPLPTLSHAYRMLA